In one window of Tumebacillus algifaecis DNA:
- a CDS encoding RluA family pseudouridine synthase: protein MEENVQTLLNHEVDGELEEREIRSWTIESEAGERIDKLLSGWMSELSRTQVQDLIDQEAILVNGSKSKSNYKVRLGDEITLDLPEPAEVTLVGEDIPLDVYYEDHDVIVVNKPRGMVVHPAAGHTSGTLVNALLFHCKDLSGINGEVRPGIVHRIDKDTSGLLMSAKNDHAHRHLSAQLKEHSVTRKYIAVVHGVIEHDLGTVDAPIGRHPVHRQQMAVIRDGGREAITHFQVLERLEKFTVVELKLETGRTHQIRVHMDFIGHPLVGDPKYGNQKRNKFGDIIDGQALHAQVLGFVHPRTEEYLEFATDIPEDMVRLIDFLRQQA, encoded by the coding sequence ATGGAAGAGAACGTGCAAACGCTACTTAACCACGAGGTTGACGGAGAGTTGGAAGAACGGGAGATTCGATCTTGGACGATCGAATCTGAGGCGGGCGAGCGCATCGACAAGCTTTTGTCGGGCTGGATGAGCGAGCTGTCCCGCACCCAAGTCCAGGATTTAATCGATCAGGAAGCCATTCTGGTCAACGGTAGCAAGTCGAAATCGAATTACAAAGTGCGCTTGGGTGATGAGATCACGCTTGATCTGCCAGAGCCGGCCGAAGTGACGCTCGTAGGCGAAGACATCCCTCTCGATGTGTACTATGAGGATCATGATGTAATCGTCGTCAACAAACCGCGAGGCATGGTCGTTCATCCGGCTGCTGGGCATACAAGCGGTACGCTGGTCAATGCACTGCTCTTTCATTGCAAGGACCTGTCCGGCATCAACGGAGAGGTGCGTCCAGGCATCGTGCACCGTATTGACAAGGACACGTCTGGGCTGCTGATGTCAGCCAAAAATGATCATGCACACCGTCATCTGTCCGCTCAGCTCAAGGAGCACTCGGTGACTCGTAAATATATCGCTGTCGTGCACGGCGTCATCGAACATGATCTCGGCACGGTGGATGCACCGATCGGCAGGCATCCGGTCCACCGCCAGCAGATGGCGGTCATCCGTGATGGTGGTCGGGAGGCGATCACCCATTTCCAAGTGTTGGAACGACTGGAGAAGTTTACGGTGGTCGAGTTAAAATTAGAGACTGGGCGCACGCACCAGATTCGTGTCCATATGGATTTTATCGGGCATCCGCTCGTCGGCGATCCGAAATACGGAAATCAAAAGCGCAACAAGTTTGGCGACATCATCGACGGGCAGGCTTTGCACGCTCAGGTGCTCGGCTTTGTGCATCCACGCACGGAAGAGTATCTGGAGTTTGCGACCGACATCCCGGAAGATATGGTGCGACTGATCGACTTTTTGCGTCAACAGGCTTGA
- a CDS encoding dihydroorotase: MGLVLKNGRLLNLETGEREALEILIVGESIAEVAEQIDAADHETIDLNGNLILPGFLDMHVHLRQPGFEAKETIETGTAAAARGGFTTVACMPNTRPVLDSPELIRYVYEKTAQEGSCTVLPYGAITKGELGEELTDIAGLKAAGVIGITDDGVGVQSSSLMREAMRTAAALDLPVVIHSEDEDLAKDGCMNEGVVSKRLGLPGIPGLAESAMIARDILLAEDTGAHLHVCHISDAASVELVRHAKSRGLKVTTEVTPHHLLLTEAIIDQTDASDANMKVNPPIRTEKDRLACLQGLLDGTIDMVATDHAPHTEEEKQRPFQTAPFGFVGLEIAFPLLYTELVQTGHLPLHELVKKFTVNPAQVFKLDRGSLTVGKVADLTVVDLDTERTITGEELKTKGRNTPFMGKTVQGWSVLTINQGRITYQGK; the protein is encoded by the coding sequence ATGGGACTGGTACTGAAAAATGGACGACTGCTCAACTTGGAGACGGGTGAACGAGAAGCACTTGAGATTTTGATCGTGGGAGAGTCGATCGCAGAGGTGGCCGAGCAAATCGATGCGGCTGATCATGAGACGATCGACCTGAATGGCAACTTGATTCTACCAGGCTTTCTCGATATGCACGTACATCTGCGCCAGCCAGGTTTTGAAGCGAAGGAGACGATTGAGACGGGGACGGCGGCCGCAGCGCGCGGCGGATTCACCACGGTGGCCTGCATGCCGAACACAAGACCGGTCCTCGACTCGCCCGAATTGATCCGCTATGTCTATGAAAAGACTGCGCAGGAAGGCTCTTGCACCGTCCTCCCGTATGGTGCGATCACCAAAGGCGAACTGGGCGAAGAACTAACCGACATCGCCGGACTGAAAGCGGCTGGAGTAATCGGCATTACCGACGACGGGGTCGGCGTGCAGTCCTCCTCGTTGATGCGGGAAGCGATGCGCACAGCAGCAGCGCTCGATCTTCCGGTCGTGATCCACTCGGAAGATGAGGACCTTGCCAAAGACGGTTGCATGAACGAAGGGGTCGTCTCCAAACGACTCGGCTTGCCGGGCATTCCGGGGCTTGCCGAAAGCGCGATGATCGCCCGCGACATCCTGCTTGCTGAAGATACGGGCGCGCACCTGCATGTTTGCCATATCTCCGATGCCGCGTCGGTCGAACTGGTTCGCCATGCCAAAAGCCGCGGGTTGAAAGTGACGACCGAAGTGACGCCGCACCATCTGCTTCTGACCGAAGCGATCATCGACCAGACCGATGCGTCAGACGCCAACATGAAGGTCAATCCGCCGATCCGCACTGAAAAAGACCGCTTGGCCTGCTTGCAAGGGCTGCTCGACGGCACGATCGACATGGTAGCAACCGACCATGCGCCGCACACCGAGGAGGAAAAACAGCGTCCGTTTCAAACGGCACCGTTCGGCTTCGTTGGTCTGGAGATCGCGTTTCCGCTCCTCTACACCGAATTGGTGCAAACCGGACACTTGCCGCTCCATGAGCTGGTGAAAAAATTCACGGTCAACCCGGCCCAAGTGTTCAAACTTGATCGCGGCAGCCTCACCGTCGGCAAAGTGGCCGACCTGACCGTCGTCGATCTAGATACGGAGCGCACGATCACGGGTGAAGAGTTGAAAACGAAAGGGCGCAACACTCCGTTTATGGGCAAAACGGTGCAAGGCTGGAGCGTGCTGACGATCAACCAAGGGCGCATTACCTACCAAGGCAAATAA
- the carA gene encoding glutamine-hydrolyzing carbamoyl-phosphate synthase small subunit yields MRARLILEDGTVFEGTAFGAEGESFGEVVFNTGMTGYQEVLTDPSYYGQIVTMTYPLIGNYGVNIDDIESNHPHVRGFVVREWSSHPSNWRNMGSLDAYLKTNNIIGIQGIDTRMLTKKIRVKGTMGGVITTLDRSVEEYVSKLNTQGLLPRDQVARVTTKSTYRSPGKNYRIVAMDFGMKSGVLRSLVARGCDVTVVPADTSAEEILNWQPHGVMLSNGPGDPADLTDIIATVRQLIGQVPIFGICLGHQLISLACGARTERLKFGHRGANHPVKDLLNGRCYITSQNHGYVVVPESLPGTGLELTHINQNDGSVEGVRHTEHPVFSVQYHPEARPGPDDSDYLFDRFMEIIAAHGEGK; encoded by the coding sequence ATGCGAGCAAGGCTGATTTTGGAAGATGGAACTGTGTTCGAAGGCACCGCGTTCGGCGCGGAAGGGGAGTCGTTTGGCGAGGTTGTTTTTAACACCGGCATGACCGGCTATCAAGAGGTGCTGACCGATCCGTCCTACTATGGGCAGATCGTGACGATGACCTACCCGCTGATCGGAAACTACGGCGTGAACATCGATGACATCGAGTCCAACCATCCGCATGTACGCGGCTTTGTCGTTCGTGAGTGGTCGTCTCATCCGAGCAACTGGCGGAACATGGGCAGTCTTGATGCTTACCTAAAGACGAACAACATCATCGGCATCCAAGGCATCGACACCCGCATGTTGACCAAAAAGATCCGTGTCAAAGGCACGATGGGCGGCGTGATCACCACGCTCGACCGCTCGGTGGAAGAGTACGTGTCCAAGCTGAATACGCAGGGCTTGCTACCACGCGATCAGGTGGCTCGCGTCACCACCAAATCGACCTACAGAAGCCCGGGCAAAAACTATCGCATCGTCGCAATGGATTTTGGGATGAAATCGGGTGTGCTGCGCTCGCTGGTCGCACGAGGATGTGATGTGACGGTGGTGCCAGCAGACACTTCGGCCGAGGAAATTCTGAACTGGCAACCGCACGGTGTCATGCTCTCCAATGGCCCTGGCGACCCGGCCGATCTTACCGACATCATCGCAACGGTGCGCCAATTGATCGGCCAAGTCCCGATCTTCGGCATCTGCCTCGGGCATCAGTTGATCTCGCTAGCTTGTGGAGCGAGAACGGAGCGCTTGAAGTTCGGCCACCGCGGCGCGAACCACCCGGTGAAAGATTTGCTGAACGGTCGGTGCTACATCACATCGCAAAACCACGGCTACGTGGTCGTACCCGAATCGCTTCCAGGCACGGGCCTAGAACTGACGCACATCAACCAGAACGATGGTTCTGTCGAAGGTGTCCGCCACACTGAGCATCCAGTATTCTCCGTCCAATATCATCCGGAGGCGCGCCCAGGTCCGGATGACTCTGACTATCTGTTCGACCGTTTCATGGAAATAATTGCAGCTCACGGGGAGGGGAAATAA
- the pyrB gene encoding aspartate carbamoyltransferase: protein MYHVLSAHQFDRNQLNQLFRMAEIMEYTAANGGSNLLNGKIMAALFFEPSTRTRFSFESAMMRLGGKVISTENAAQFSSAIKGETLEDSIRVISSYADLIVLRHNEVGAATRAAKVSAVPVINAGDGAGEHPTQSLLDLFTIQKELGSIDNIHIAMVGDLTYGRTVHSLSYMLSRYENVTISFVSPENCPIPQKVKDFLEEQGVTYYEEDDLQTVAEKVDVLYMTRIQKERFPSGEEYLKAAGKYVIDQNVLDRMKQHAIILHPLPRAGEILPEVDEDPRAAYFRQATNGVYIRMALLAYCLGDKRAEAEMEALSKVMG, encoded by the coding sequence ATGTACCATGTGCTGAGTGCTCATCAGTTTGACCGCAACCAGTTGAACCAATTGTTCCGCATGGCGGAAATTATGGAATATACGGCCGCAAATGGCGGTTCCAACCTGCTCAACGGCAAGATCATGGCGGCTCTGTTCTTCGAGCCCAGCACGCGCACTCGGTTTTCGTTCGAATCGGCGATGATGCGCCTCGGCGGCAAGGTGATCTCCACCGAAAATGCTGCCCAATTCTCTTCTGCGATCAAAGGGGAGACGCTCGAAGATTCAATCCGGGTGATCTCTTCCTATGCCGATTTGATCGTGCTCCGTCATAACGAAGTCGGAGCGGCGACACGGGCGGCTAAAGTGTCAGCGGTTCCGGTGATCAACGCCGGGGACGGCGCGGGTGAGCATCCGACCCAATCGCTGCTCGACCTGTTCACCATTCAAAAGGAACTGGGCAGCATCGACAACATTCACATCGCGATGGTCGGCGACCTGACCTACGGACGTACCGTTCATTCCCTGTCTTACATGCTGTCCCGCTACGAAAATGTGACGATCTCCTTTGTATCGCCGGAAAACTGCCCGATTCCGCAAAAAGTGAAAGACTTTCTCGAGGAGCAAGGCGTTACCTACTATGAAGAGGACGACCTGCAGACGGTTGCTGAGAAAGTGGATGTGCTCTACATGACGCGCATCCAAAAGGAGCGTTTTCCAAGCGGCGAGGAATATTTGAAAGCGGCTGGCAAGTATGTGATCGACCAAAACGTGCTCGACCGTATGAAGCAGCACGCGATCATTTTGCACCCGCTGCCACGAGCCGGTGAGATCTTGCCAGAGGTCGATGAGGACCCGCGCGCCGCCTATTTCCGCCAAGCGACCAACGGCGTGTATATCCGCATGGCGTTGCTCGCATACTGCCTTGGCGACAAGCGGGCGGAAGCAGAAATGGAAGCATTGTCCAAGGTGATGGGGTAA
- the uraA gene encoding uracil permease, with the protein MNQQRVVDVQERLPLAKSFPLSLQHLFAMFGATVLVPFLTGLNPAIALLTSGIGTLIYIFLTKGMIPGYLGSSFAFIAPIIAVSKAESPEAALFGCLISGIVYIIVAFIIRGAGIDWLNKLLPPVVVGSIVIVIGLGLAGVAVNMAAENWTVAVVGLIIAIIASAFFRGFLGVIPILLGIIGGYVFAITQGMVDFTKVAEASWIALPDFQTPKVSWTAALLIAPVALVTIAEHIGHLLVTENIVGRNLMKKPGLHRSMLGDGVATALAGAIGGPPSTTYGENIGVMAITRVYSVWVIGGAAVLAILFAFIGKISALISTIPVPVMGGISILLFGIIASAGLRMLVESGINYGNKRNLIISSVILVLGVGGAKIHIGDLPIEGMALATFAGILLNLVLPKNINNEDAGHQKK; encoded by the coding sequence ATGAACCAGCAACGAGTCGTCGATGTACAGGAGCGCTTGCCACTCGCAAAATCGTTTCCACTGAGTCTGCAACATCTGTTTGCCATGTTCGGCGCAACGGTGCTCGTACCGTTCCTGACAGGCTTGAATCCGGCCATTGCGCTCTTGACAAGCGGGATCGGCACCCTGATCTACATTTTTCTGACCAAAGGCATGATTCCAGGTTATCTCGGCTCTTCGTTCGCCTTTATCGCACCGATCATCGCAGTCTCGAAAGCAGAAAGTCCGGAAGCGGCGCTGTTCGGCTGTCTCATCTCAGGCATCGTCTACATCATCGTTGCCTTTATCATCCGAGGGGCAGGCATCGATTGGCTGAACAAGTTGCTACCTCCGGTCGTGGTCGGCTCGATCGTCATCGTGATCGGACTTGGTCTCGCCGGAGTTGCGGTGAACATGGCAGCTGAAAATTGGACGGTCGCAGTTGTTGGTCTGATCATCGCGATCATCGCTTCGGCATTCTTCCGCGGGTTTCTCGGGGTCATCCCGATTCTGCTTGGCATCATCGGTGGCTATGTCTTCGCGATCACCCAAGGCATGGTCGATTTTACAAAAGTAGCTGAAGCAAGTTGGATCGCGCTACCAGACTTCCAAACTCCAAAAGTATCTTGGACGGCCGCCTTGTTGATCGCCCCGGTCGCGCTGGTTACCATCGCCGAACACATCGGCCATCTGTTGGTGACCGAAAACATCGTCGGCCGCAACCTGATGAAAAAGCCCGGCCTGCATCGCTCGATGCTGGGAGATGGTGTGGCAACGGCGCTGGCTGGAGCGATTGGTGGACCGCCTTCGACCACATATGGTGAGAACATTGGCGTTATGGCGATCACACGCGTATACTCGGTTTGGGTGATCGGCGGTGCGGCGGTGCTCGCAATCCTGTTCGCCTTCATCGGGAAAATCTCTGCGCTGATCTCCACGATTCCGGTGCCTGTCATGGGTGGGATCTCGATCTTGCTCTTTGGGATCATAGCTTCGGCTGGTCTGCGGATGTTGGTCGAGAGCGGTATCAACTATGGCAACAAGCGCAACCTGATCATCTCCTCGGTCATTTTGGTGCTCGGAGTAGGCGGGGCGAAAATCCACATTGGTGACCTACCGATCGAAGGGATGGCGCTGGCCACCTTTGCCGGGATTCTGCTGAACCTTGTGTTACCGAAAAATATCAACAACGAAGACGCAGGGCATCAAAAAAAGTAA
- the lspA gene encoding signal peptidase II encodes MGKQKTGFFAFRGDKMLFYLLIALVVVLDQVMKYYIRANMDVTESVPLWEGVINLTSHRNPGAAFGILEGQQWFFILSTAAVVVGVIYFRAKGELKGRPLMEIGLALLMGGAIGNAIDRVLFGVVTDFFDLQFVSFAIFNIADVAINIGVGLMILSMLIEWLQTRKSVSREEEA; translated from the coding sequence GCAAAAAACGGGCTTTTTTGCCTTCAGAGGTGACAAGATGCTGTTTTATCTGCTGATCGCTCTTGTGGTGGTCCTCGATCAAGTGATGAAATATTACATACGCGCGAATATGGATGTGACCGAATCGGTTCCGCTTTGGGAAGGTGTGATCAACCTGACCTCGCATCGCAATCCGGGTGCTGCTTTCGGAATTTTGGAAGGGCAGCAGTGGTTCTTCATTTTGAGCACAGCAGCGGTGGTCGTCGGCGTGATCTATTTCCGGGCGAAAGGCGAACTGAAAGGCCGTCCGCTGATGGAGATTGGACTTGCCCTTTTGATGGGTGGCGCGATCGGCAATGCGATCGACCGCGTTCTGTTTGGCGTTGTGACCGACTTTTTTGATCTGCAGTTTGTTTCGTTTGCGATCTTTAATATCGCCGATGTGGCGATCAACATCGGGGTGGGACTGATGATTCTGTCGATGCTGATCGAGTGGCTGCAGACGAGAAAGAGCGTCAGTCGAGAGGAGGAAGCCTGA
- the pyrR gene encoding bifunctional pyr operon transcriptional regulator/uracil phosphoribosyltransferase PyrR, whose amino-acid sequence MELTEKTQLLDAEAIRRALTRIAHEIVEKNKGTDNLVLVGIKTRGIHLAQRLSERIMAFEEQQVPVGTLDITLYRDDLKQRTEQAVVHGSEIDFDITDKTVVLVDDVLFTGRTVRAALDALIDIGRPTQIQLAVLVDRGHRELPIRPDYVGKNVPTSRDEVVAVNLVETEQVDKVIIMEKANTL is encoded by the coding sequence ATGGAATTGACCGAGAAAACGCAGTTGCTCGATGCGGAAGCGATCCGCCGGGCTCTGACGCGAATCGCCCACGAAATCGTCGAAAAGAACAAAGGCACAGACAACCTCGTGCTCGTCGGTATCAAAACGCGGGGCATCCACCTTGCGCAGCGGCTTTCCGAACGCATTATGGCCTTTGAGGAGCAGCAGGTTCCGGTCGGGACGCTCGACATCACCCTGTATCGAGACGACCTAAAACAGCGAACGGAGCAAGCGGTGGTGCATGGCTCGGAAATCGATTTTGACATCACCGACAAGACGGTGGTTCTCGTCGATGATGTGCTGTTTACCGGACGCACCGTTCGAGCGGCCCTTGATGCCTTGATCGACATCGGGCGCCCGACGCAGATTCAACTGGCAGTCTTGGTGGACCGCGGTCACCGCGAACTGCCGATTCGGCCCGACTATGTGGGAAAAAACGTTCCAACCTCTCGCGACGAAGTGGTGGCGGTAAATCTGGTTGAGACCGAGCAAGTAGACAAAGTGATCATCATGGAAAAAGCAAACACTCTTTAA